TTATTTCAAGGTGGAGGAGTGTACCTTTCGTAATTGCCATACGGGGCTTCGCGTAAAGGCAAACGGAACAACCCTCTCAGATTCACTCTTTTTTGACTGTTCCACCGGGGTAGATCATTGTGGGGGGGGCAGTTGTACCGTAGAGACATCCCGCTTTGAGGGGTGTGAACGTGCCGTGAAATGTACCCACGGTGATATGCTTGCCGTGCAGAATTGTCTTGTTGATTCCTCGCTCTTCTTGGGGGATGATCAATGCTGTGCTCCAAATATATTCCATCATAATACCTTTGTCAGCACCGCAGAAGAACTGCTCCTTCCCGTACGGGATGCACACGCCTGTACCGCCGTATTTGTCGAAAACATTTTTTATAATGTTTTCATAGATACGACGGATGATCTCTTTTGTTCGAATAATAAGTGTTCCGGCTCTTCTGTGGCTGCACAAAAAGATACGGTTTCCTTTGAAAATATGGCAGAGAAAAATTACGCAACACCACTGCAGCATGGTTGTACCGGTCAGGCTGCCTATCGAAGAAAAATTTCCCTGCCTGAGACAATCGACCTTTCCCATTTAGCAGAAGTTCATGGTTTCAGCTCCCAAGATCTTGCGGGGTCGGTGGAGAAGCGGGAGCTCTACATGGAGAATCTCTACCCTGCTCTCTCCGCTGATGATGAAGACGGAAGGGATGAGGATGGTCTACCGGATGTTGCCGATGATCTGTGGTAAGGTGTTACTCATACTTGTTGCTGCAGCCTGGGGGGTAGTAGCACACGTGCATCATGTTACGCTCACGGGAATGGTAGATCACAGTATGGAGCATCTTGTTACGCGTGCTCTTTCTCAGGTTGAGCCGGAAGATACCCTTCTACTTACGGTGGATTCAGACGGTGGTCGTATTGATGCCGCCCTCAGTATCGCCGATGCTCTTCATACGGCTCCGGCATACACCCTTGCTTATGTACAACATCGAGCCCTCTCTGCGGCGGCTTTAATCTCCCTTGCCTGTGACTCCTTTGCCATGACAGACGGATCAACCATTGGAGATAGCGCTCCCGTGATGATGTCTCAGGAAGGCCCTCAGACCTTGGGAGAAAAAATACAATCTCCCCTGCGGGCCAAAATGCGGGCTTATGCGGAACATTCCGGATATCCTCCTCTTCTTGCCGAAGCCATGGTAACAGAGAATCTTCGTGTGTATCATCTCTCCTATAACGACACGCATACTTTCCTCTCAGGAGCACAGTATGATCGCCTTGATCGGGAAGAACAGAACCGAGCAGAGTTAATTGTTGATGAAACCCAGCTCTTAACCCTGACGGATCGTGAAGCCTACAGCTTCGGTTTTTCCTTGGGAAGCTACGCCTCGTTCTCAGAGTTTCTCTCCCGCAGAGATATCCATGTCTCGGGAGAAGAGTTTACGCCGTCATGGTCAGAACGACTGGCCTCTCGTATTGCCGCCTTTGCCCCTGTTCTCATGGCCCTTGCCATGGCAGCTCTCTTTATCGAGAGTCGTTCTCCGGGAATCGGTATTCCCGGTGCTGTGGGGGCGGTACTCCTTCTTATTGTGTTTAGTGCACAATCTCTCGTAGGACTTGCTGCACATACGGAACTGCTCATTGTTGTCATCGGTCTGACCCTGCTGTTTGTGGAGGCCTTTATCCTTCCCGGCTTTGGAATCGCGGGTATTTTGGGGCTTATGAGTATCGCCTTTGCGGGGGTTCTTTCGTTACAGAATTTTATTATCCCCGATCCTGAACTTCCCTGGCAGGAAGAGATTTTTCTGTACAACCTGTCCCGTATGAGCTATGCCTTTTTGGTATCGCTCATCCTGGTCATTCTCTTTTTCAAATTTGTGTTTCCCCATGTTCGGCGTATTTCCTCGGGAATTATCCTTGAATCGGTGATGGAGGGGCGCAATAGTGATGATACCTATGCCACAACCCTTCAGTCTCTGGTGGGAAAAACAGGGCAGGTAGAACAGGCTCTTCGTCCCACCGGGACGGTTCGGTGCGGGAGGGAGATCTACGATGCCACGTCCCGCGGAAGATATCTTGATGCGGGAGAGACGGTGCAGATTGAGGGGTATTCCGGACGGTATCTTACGGTTTCACCACATGTAGAGGATGAGTGATGGTGTATGTGGTCATATTTCTCTGCCAAGTTGGAGCATCCCTGCTTATTATTGCGGAGATGCTGATTCCTTCCTTTGGTTTATTGACCCTTTCTTCGGCGGGGCTTTTCTTCTACTCCTACTTTCTCTTGCATAGCACGAACCCCTCCTTCACTCCCGTATTGGTATTGGTGAATCTTTTTTCCATACCGGCTGTAATCGTCTATGCCACCACCTTGATAGGAAGCTCTCCCGCTGCCCTACGACGGCGCTTGGAGGGGGCGGCAACCTTTGGTAAGGAAACCGCTGTTTCACCGGGAGACCACGGGGTTGCACAAACCGCCCTGCGGCCTGTAGGCAAGGCTCGTTTCAAAGGTGGATACTACGATGTTATTTCACGGGAAGGGTTACTTCCCAAGGGCACGCCGGTTGTTGTATATTCTGTAAAGAGCGCAAAAATTGTTGTGATAAAAGATAGTGTTTAAACCTATAGAGGAGTTTCTATGAATCACTCTCTCATGATCCCCGTTGTGGGTATTATTGTTGTTCTGATTTTTTTCTTTATTATCTGGTCATACTTAGGGCTTTGGTTTCAGGCGCTTGTGTCTGGAGTAAACATTAGTCTCCTTGAAATCATTTTCATGCGCTTTCGGAAAGTACCGCCCAAGCTCATTGTGGAAGCCATGATAACGGGAAAGAAAGCCGGTATTGAGCTGGAAACCCCCTTATTGGAAGCTCATTTTTTATCGGGGGGGAATGTGATCCGGGTGGTGCAGGCCCTGGTGGCGGCACAAAAGGCTGACATCGATCTTTCCTTTTCCAAGTGTTCTGCCATCGACCTAGCTGGACGGAATGTCTTGGAGGCGGTTCAAATGAGCGTCAATCCCAAGGTTATTGAAACCCCCCTTGTGGCGGCGGTTGCAAAGGATGGTATTCAGGTGAAAGCCCTTTCCCGGGTAACTGTACGTGCCAATATCGAGCGTCTGGTTGGCGGGGCTGGTGAAGAGACTATCCTGGCACGGGTTGGGGAAGGTATTGTCACAACCATCGGGTCTGCAGAAACGCATAAGCGGGTGTTGGAGAATCCTGATATGATCT
The nucleotide sequence above comes from Chitinivibrio alkaliphilus ACht1. Encoded proteins:
- a CDS encoding NfeD family protein translates to MICGKVLLILVAAAWGVVAHVHHVTLTGMVDHSMEHLVTRALSQVEPEDTLLLTVDSDGGRIDAALSIADALHTAPAYTLAYVQHRALSAAALISLACDSFAMTDGSTIGDSAPVMMSQEGPQTLGEKIQSPLRAKMRAYAEHSGYPPLLAEAMVTENLRVYHLSYNDTHTFLSGAQYDRLDREEQNRAELIVDETQLLTLTDREAYSFGFSLGSYASFSEFLSRRDIHVSGEEFTPSWSERLASRIAAFAPVLMALAMAALFIESRSPGIGIPGAVGAVLLLIVFSAQSLVGLAAHTELLIVVIGLTLLFVEAFILPGFGIAGILGLMSIAFAGVLSLQNFIIPDPELPWQEEIFLYNLSRMSYAFLVSLILVILFFKFVFPHVRRISSGIILESVMEGRNSDDTYATTLQSLVGKTGQVEQALRPTGTVRCGREIYDATSRGRYLDAGETVQIEGYSGRYLTVSPHVEDE
- a CDS encoding NfeD family protein — protein: MVYVVIFLCQVGASLLIIAEMLIPSFGLLTLSSAGLFFYSYFLLHSTNPSFTPVLVLVNLFSIPAVIVYATTLIGSSPAALRRRLEGAATFGKETAVSPGDHGVAQTALRPVGKARFKGGYYDVISREGLLPKGTPVVVYSVKSAKIVVIKDSV
- the floA gene encoding flotillin-like protein FloA (flotillin-like protein involved in membrane lipid rafts), yielding MIPVVGIIVVLIFFFIIWSYLGLWFQALVSGVNISLLEIIFMRFRKVPPKLIVEAMITGKKAGIELETPLLEAHFLSGGNVIRVVQALVAAQKADIDLSFSKCSAIDLAGRNVLEAVQMSVNPKVIETPLVAAVAKDGIQVKALSRVTVRANIERLVGGAGEETILARVGEGIVTTIGSAETHKRVLENPDMISRTVLDKGLDSGTAFEILSIDIADVDVGKNIGAELETDRASADKKIAQAKAEKRRAMAKAEEQEMIARVQEMRAKVVEAEAQVPLAMAEAFRSGNLGVMDYYKMKNVEADTQMRSSIAGESTGEDDAQGTEDITGE